The genomic region TTTAATGGGGCCATTACTTTATACAAACTTAGATATCCTTTATGTTTAAATTTTTACTTTGCATGCATAATTGTGAGTGCTACATACATTAAGATACATGAACATTCTAGAATTTGCATACACCTCAAATTGGGGGCAAAATGCAATGATGAGATTTGCTTACCTAGATTGATTCCTATTTAGTTTTGTTCTCATTTTGAGAGaatggcttaatgtatttacatattgacaaatgACATGTCACTCTTATGAAAAGTCAAACTCTTTCCCCTATGTCGTCACTCATTCCTAGTACACAATCTCATATACTTATCCTTATTTACCCATATGTGTACATATTCTAATACATTCACCCAAATTATTCATCTGTTATGCCTATCCATACATTTATTCCTAAATATTTCATTACCATCTTTAATTATAGCATTTTTTTCCCTAGGTCATTCTCATGAGTGAGAAATCGATCCTACACCCATAGATCTAGCCCCCAAGATATCAAAATGGTTACCCACTTTTCTCATCTAGGACCTAAATACACAATGTAGGGTTTATTGGTAAATCATTTTATTGAAAGATATTAATTGTATTCCTTCTCCTATATCCTTATATTCAATTATTTTGAGCAATTACTCACATATCATTTTAAGAACATTTCAATAAGTGAACCTAAAATAAATAGAAAGTTGCATAATCAATACATGACATCTTTTGATGAGTATTGTCTTGATCATTTGGGTGAGTGTAAATCCTATCTTTTATGATAATTGACATAAGAGAATATGTTCCCACTTATCTAATAGCATTATAAAGACAATTTTAAATACCACTAATCATTATAGTAATAGAAacaacaacaaatcaaacaaactaaGAATTGAGATGCACATTAAACCATATCATTTCTATTGGAAGAGATCCAATCCATAATTTAAAAAAGATCCAAGGTTGCAAACTAGAACCTCGATCTACTATTTTAGATCGTAATACAACATTTACAATACATTCATATATcatcttttgatttctcctttcTTAATTTAAGATTTACTGTGTCGTAATACCTATAATTGCAAATTCGTTATTTAGATTTATATACttattattgtattattattattaattaattaatgttaacTACTATTTAAGTTATCCTAGTATCACAAATTATTCCCCAGCATATTTATGCTTTATGCAGTGCTATGACAGCTGTTGCTGGTTTTAATACATTGATGTGTGGTCTTCCCAATACTGTAATGATAAAACAAAGAACATTCAGACGACAGTCAAAAAGACCACAGTTTTAAAATATCAGTAATATATATCATAAGGAATAAAAGTTACACTCTACTGACTACACAGCACAGTATACGATGTAGATCCCATACAATATGCATAAACTAGAGAGCAAAATAGAGAAGCCATAACGATGTAGTCATTATTTAGGTGGTGATCACAATCGTGCTCACTCAGTGATGAGTGAAGTGAGTGCTCATGGGCACTTGGCTTTGCCCTTGGAGTTCTTCTTGTCTCTGTAGCAGGGACATTCATCCTTGTGACCATATGTCCCAGATGGAACACACTGGCATTCCTTGCAGCAAACGTTGCAGTAGTTGAGGCATCTGTCCTTCACCCCTGCCACTGCACATCTCTTTCCACAAGCATTACTGCAATctgcaataacaacaacaatatcagttCCAAGTTCTAATCTTGTTGACAAAATCTGTTTTACATAGTCTGTATGTTGCTTCTACatttgattgtgtgagtgtttTTTACATCAAAGTTTCAGATCATATTCTATGATCCAAACAtaagaaaaaaaatgcaaaaaccctCACTCAATCAAATTCAAAAGCAGAATACAAACAGTTTCATGAATTGTGGAAATCTGCTAGCATTGACTGTTCTAGGTAGTTCATATTATAGATTCAATTCTTAATTTGTCCATAATATGAATGAAGGTCCATTGTACATCGTGAGAAATACTACAAAAAACTCACTCTGTAAAAAAAAACTGAGCTCACCCTGTAAAAAGCTAAACTCCAGATCGCTAGACTAAACTCTTGATTTCTctcaataatataattaaaaagagATTTGCTGCAAGCCTACCTATGGCAAGCAGATGCCTGCCCTTAACTAATGTCAATGGCTGTCCCAGAGAGATCCCGACAACTCTGTCCTCCCCTGCATAAGTTATCTGCACATACACATGAAAAGACCCTCATACATTGCTTAAAGATCAACTGGTTCTAACTTTTGG from Cryptomeria japonica chromosome 3, Sugi_1.0, whole genome shotgun sequence harbors:
- the LOC131070420 gene encoding peamaclein — encoded protein: MDMNWGILKCMLLVMMLALSTQITYAGEDRVVGISLGQPLTLVKGRHLLAIDCSNACGKRCAVAGVKDRCLNYCNVCCKECQCVPSGTYGHKDECPCYRDKKNSKGKAKCP